From the genome of Sphingobacterium kitahiroshimense, one region includes:
- a CDS encoding Crp/Fnr family transcriptional regulator gives MLEVLFSHIEKKVTLSRGDKEAIASFFTFKKIRKKQYILEEGAVCTHLSFVKKGLIKSYRLDEKGNEHISLFGWEGWWVSDFKSFINQQPAILYIDAIEDTELLLLSRADYEQLMEEVPVMERYFRMLYQNSLVTKDERLISSNSYTAEEKFQRMLQASPEIMQRVPQHLVASYLGLAPETLSRIRKKIASTD, from the coding sequence ATGTTAGAAGTATTATTTTCTCATATTGAAAAAAAAGTGACGCTCTCTCGTGGTGACAAAGAGGCGATAGCTTCTTTTTTTACATTCAAAAAAATCAGAAAGAAGCAATATATCTTGGAAGAAGGGGCTGTTTGTACGCATCTTTCATTTGTGAAAAAAGGTCTTATCAAATCGTACCGTTTGGATGAGAAAGGAAATGAGCATATCAGCCTGTTTGGCTGGGAAGGCTGGTGGGTGTCTGATTTTAAAAGTTTTATTAATCAGCAACCGGCAATTCTCTATATAGATGCTATTGAAGATACAGAGTTACTGCTTTTATCGCGGGCAGATTATGAACAATTGATGGAAGAGGTCCCGGTGATGGAGCGGTATTTTAGAATGCTCTATCAAAATAGTTTGGTTACAAAAGATGAACGCCTGATCAGTTCGAACAGCTATACTGCTGAAGAAAAATTTCAGCGTATGCTACAGGCTAGTCCTGAAATTATGCAACGTGTGCCGCAACATCTGGTGGCATCTTATCTGGGATTGGCTCCTGAAACCCTGAGTAGAATCCGTAAGAAAATTGCATCTACAGATTAA
- a CDS encoding ArsR/SmtB family transcription factor, with amino-acid sequence MVDIFKILANEHRLQILQWLKNPHANFIAEDIEPEVTDYGVCMSVIQKKAGLSQSTISSYLTSMVNCGLLKSVREGQWTYYKRNEEKLQELASYIKNTL; translated from the coding sequence ATGGTTGATATTTTTAAGATTTTAGCAAATGAACATCGGTTACAGATATTGCAGTGGTTGAAAAATCCGCATGCTAATTTTATCGCCGAAGATATTGAACCGGAGGTAACGGATTATGGTGTTTGTATGAGCGTCATCCAAAAGAAGGCAGGTTTGTCCCAATCAACGATATCATCTTATTTGACATCGATGGTGAATTGTGGTTTGTTGAAATCTGTACGGGAGGGACAGTGGACTTATTATAAGAGAAATGAGGAAAAACTTCAGGAATTGGCTTCTTATATCAAGAATACGCTGTAG
- a CDS encoding LLM class oxidoreductase, with protein MIRNFENHHAFNRVFAPDVLTIGLFLPLEVYSGKLPLVEEHMAYIKQIDRLDFASIWVRDIPMFDPSFGDAGQVYDAFSYLSFIAGQTSRVALGTGSIVLPFWHPISLAKTAASLDQLSNNRLLLGVGSGDRSIEFPAFGLDFEHRGERFRQVLQDFRRLNKEHYPKIKSELTHIDGLDLIPKPVQEYIPSLITGGSQQPLSWIAEHGDGWITYPGATTSKLHVRPLREKIKAWRDLIPDQIFKPHMTNEWIELTEDPNFPRTPLQGGFVLKTGRNGLLELLHEWQEAGVNHAALGIQFSKRPIVDVIDELGAEVLPYFPSLVKASHINMIP; from the coding sequence ATGATAAGAAACTTTGAAAATCACCATGCATTTAACCGTGTATTTGCTCCAGATGTGTTGACTATTGGCTTATTTCTTCCCTTAGAAGTATATAGCGGAAAGCTTCCCCTAGTTGAGGAGCATATGGCATATATAAAACAGATCGATCGCTTAGATTTTGCGTCGATATGGGTTCGTGATATTCCGATGTTTGATCCGAGTTTTGGTGATGCTGGTCAAGTGTATGATGCTTTTAGTTATTTATCTTTTATCGCCGGACAGACAAGCAGGGTTGCATTAGGAACAGGAAGTATTGTTTTACCTTTCTGGCACCCGATTTCTTTAGCAAAGACAGCCGCTTCTTTAGATCAGCTATCCAATAACAGATTATTGCTAGGAGTAGGATCGGGGGATAGATCGATTGAATTTCCTGCATTTGGATTAGATTTTGAGCATCGAGGTGAACGTTTTAGACAGGTTTTACAGGATTTTCGACGCTTAAATAAGGAACATTATCCAAAAATTAAGTCTGAGCTGACCCACATTGACGGATTGGATCTTATCCCTAAACCCGTTCAAGAATATATTCCGAGTTTAATAACCGGTGGCAGTCAACAGCCTCTTTCTTGGATTGCTGAACATGGGGATGGCTGGATTACTTATCCGGGAGCAACAACGTCGAAATTACATGTTAGGCCGTTGAGAGAAAAGATAAAAGCTTGGCGTGACTTAATTCCCGATCAGATTTTTAAGCCTCATATGACCAATGAATGGATTGAACTAACGGAAGATCCCAATTTTCCGCGAACGCCATTGCAGGGTGGATTTGTGCTTAAAACAGGAAGGAATGGTTTATTGGAACTGTTACATGAATGGCAGGAAGCGGGTGTCAATCATGCTGCCTTAGGGATTCAATTCAGTAAGAGACCTATTGTCGATGTTATTGATGAGCTGGGAGCAGAAGTGTTGCCGTATTTTCCTTCCTTAGTGAAGGCAAGTCATATTAATATGATCCCATAG
- a CDS encoding SRPBCC family protein codes for MEQKTKISAEHDKQEIIITREFDLPLELLFKAYEDADLFEQWMGTKVLKLENKKHGAYAFETSHDGTVVFRANGTIHEFVPNEKITRTFEMEDSPFPVQLEYLTFEPYTDASSKLTIQIIFKSVAFRDQLLKMPFAQGINMAHNRLQEILNTQKQD; via the coding sequence ATGGAACAGAAAACAAAAATCAGTGCCGAACATGACAAACAAGAAATCATCATCACACGCGAATTTGATCTTCCTCTAGAATTGCTTTTTAAGGCATATGAAGATGCCGATCTCTTTGAACAATGGATGGGTACAAAAGTACTGAAACTGGAAAACAAGAAACATGGTGCCTATGCATTTGAAACATCACACGATGGCACTGTTGTGTTTCGGGCAAACGGAACAATCCATGAATTTGTACCAAACGAAAAAATCACAAGAACATTCGAGATGGAAGATAGTCCATTCCCTGTTCAGCTTGAATACCTCACATTTGAACCCTATACAGATGCAAGCAGTAAACTTACTATCCAGATTATTTTTAAATCTGTTGCTTTTAGAGACCAGCTGCTCAAGATGCCTTTTGCACAAGGCATCAATATGGCGCACAACCGGTTACAGGAGATCTTAAATACACAGAAACAAGATTAG
- a CDS encoding YdeI/OmpD-associated family protein has product MNTQVEHFFEKTQQWSEEFNLLRDIITENKSLEEEYKWMHPCYTLDGKNIVLIHGFKEYCALLFHKGALLKDPEGILIQQTENVQAGRQIRFKHIAEIITLRPVIQAYIREAIEIEKAGLKVEMKKVNDYPIPEEFQQALAQDQELNTAFYSLAPGRQKGYLFYFNQAKQSKTRQNRIEKYYQQILDGKGIDD; this is encoded by the coding sequence ATGAACACACAGGTAGAACATTTCTTTGAAAAAACACAACAATGGTCCGAAGAGTTCAATTTACTTCGCGATATCATTACTGAAAACAAATCCTTAGAAGAAGAATACAAATGGATGCATCCATGCTACACGCTCGATGGAAAAAACATCGTTCTTATTCATGGATTTAAAGAATATTGCGCGCTCCTGTTTCATAAGGGAGCTTTACTCAAAGATCCTGAAGGTATATTGATCCAGCAAACAGAAAATGTACAGGCAGGCAGACAGATCAGATTTAAACATATAGCAGAGATTATCACGCTAAGACCAGTTATCCAAGCTTACATACGGGAAGCCATTGAGATCGAAAAAGCAGGATTAAAAGTGGAAATGAAAAAAGTGAACGACTACCCTATTCCTGAAGAATTCCAGCAGGCACTGGCACAAGATCAAGAATTAAATACAGCATTCTATTCCCTAGCACCTGGACGACAAAAGGGATATCTATTTTATTTTAATCAGGCGAAACAATCCAAAACACGGCAAAATCGAATTGAAAAATATTATCAGCAGATCCTTGACGGCAAAGGGATTGATGATTAA
- a CDS encoding MBL fold metallo-hydrolase, producing MKIFYKTMLITLILIIVFVAIIVLYMQQPKFGQVPSGARLELIKKSPNYKDGKFVNFSHTPQIVEDASYASVLYDYFFKKIDRKSPLENIPTIKTDLQNLSRKEDVLVWFGHSSYFMQIDGKRMLVDPVFSGSVSPVPGTNKSFKGTDIYTVEDLPEIDYLFITHDHYDHLDYETIIKLKTKTKKVICGLGVGSHLEYWGYNPQDIIEKDWHDSISLDSGFTVYTTPARHFSGRSLQSSKTLWMSYVVQTPTMKIFIGGDSGYDTHYAAIGEKFGPIDLAILDNGQFDSTWRYIHHLPEEVLKAAKDLKTKRLFPVHNSKFDIANHSWDTPLIQITELNKEAHIPLITPMIGEAVLLKDDQKQFKQWWVGRK from the coding sequence ATGAAAATATTTTATAAAACTATGCTCATCACCCTCATCCTTATCATCGTATTCGTTGCGATTATCGTCCTGTACATGCAACAGCCCAAATTTGGTCAAGTACCAAGTGGCGCTCGGCTTGAATTAATTAAGAAATCACCCAATTACAAAGACGGTAAATTTGTCAACTTTAGCCATACCCCTCAAATCGTTGAAGATGCAAGCTATGCGAGCGTACTCTATGATTACTTTTTCAAAAAAATAGACCGGAAGAGTCCATTGGAAAATATACCGACCATAAAAACAGATCTGCAGAACTTGTCCCGCAAGGAAGACGTATTGGTCTGGTTCGGTCACTCCTCTTATTTTATGCAAATAGACGGAAAACGCATGTTGGTCGATCCCGTATTCAGCGGAAGTGTCTCTCCTGTTCCCGGAACCAATAAATCATTTAAAGGAACAGACATTTATACAGTAGAAGACCTACCGGAGATTGACTATTTATTCATTACCCACGATCATTATGATCACCTGGATTATGAAACCATTATCAAATTAAAAACAAAAACCAAGAAAGTAATCTGCGGACTTGGTGTGGGTTCACATTTGGAATACTGGGGTTACAATCCTCAAGATATAATTGAAAAAGATTGGCATGACAGCATTTCACTCGACAGTGGATTTACCGTATACACAACTCCTGCAAGACATTTTTCAGGTCGGTCTCTTCAAAGCAGCAAGACACTTTGGATGTCCTATGTAGTACAGACGCCAACGATGAAAATCTTTATCGGCGGAGACAGTGGCTATGACACCCACTATGCGGCTATTGGTGAAAAATTTGGTCCTATTGATCTAGCTATTCTAGATAATGGGCAATTTGACAGCACTTGGCGTTACATCCACCATCTCCCTGAGGAAGTATTAAAAGCAGCAAAAGATCTGAAAACGAAGCGTCTATTTCCGGTGCATAACTCCAAGTTTGATATCGCCAATCACTCTTGGGATACGCCATTAATTCAGATTACCGAATTAAATAAAGAAGCGCATATTCCATTGATAACACCTATGATCGGTGAAGCGGTGTTGCTAAAAGACGATCAAAAGCAGTTTAAACAATGGTGGGTAGGCAGAAAATAA
- a CDS encoding SDR family oxidoreductase translates to MDKIALVVGATGITGSRLAEELVGHGWQTYGLARHPGQTDNGVIPVKADLMDVENLKIALENVYPTHVFFTTWMRKDNEAENIIVNRALVRNLLDVLSEKKTVAHVALVTGLKHYLGPFESYVATGVFPDTPIREEQPRLSHPNFYYAQEDAVYEASARDGFTWSIHRPHTVIGHAIGNLMNLGVTLAVYASICKQKGAKLIWPGSEAQWNGISDVTDTGVLAKQLIWASTTEEAKNMAFNIVNGDVFRWSWLWERIASYFGIEAEGFHGEPRPLAEQLKNDGQLWSDMVKEYGLEQHELFQLASPWHTDLDLGRPIEVMVDMANSRKLGFTAYQNTEEAFIHLFERLRAENVIPQ, encoded by the coding sequence ATGGATAAAATTGCATTAGTAGTTGGCGCAACAGGGATCACGGGAAGTCGTTTGGCTGAGGAGCTTGTTGGTCATGGATGGCAAACTTATGGTCTGGCACGTCATCCCGGTCAAACTGATAACGGCGTAATTCCGGTAAAAGCTGATCTTATGGATGTTGAAAATCTGAAGATCGCACTTGAAAATGTTTACCCAACACATGTGTTTTTTACAACATGGATGCGGAAAGACAATGAGGCAGAAAATATTATTGTAAATCGTGCTCTTGTCCGTAATCTTCTCGATGTTCTGTCTGAAAAGAAAACTGTTGCACATGTGGCTTTGGTAACGGGGTTAAAGCATTATTTAGGTCCTTTTGAGTCATACGTAGCTACGGGTGTGTTTCCTGATACACCTATTCGGGAAGAACAGCCTAGACTAAGTCATCCCAATTTTTACTACGCTCAGGAAGATGCGGTATATGAAGCTTCGGCTAGAGATGGATTTACGTGGAGTATACATAGGCCGCATACGGTTATCGGGCATGCGATCGGTAATTTGATGAATCTTGGGGTGACGCTTGCCGTATATGCCAGTATTTGTAAACAAAAAGGGGCGAAATTGATCTGGCCGGGCTCGGAAGCGCAATGGAACGGAATTTCGGATGTAACGGATACTGGTGTTCTGGCGAAGCAGTTAATCTGGGCTTCGACGACTGAGGAAGCTAAAAATATGGCTTTTAATATTGTGAACGGCGATGTCTTTCGTTGGAGTTGGTTATGGGAGCGCATCGCGTCATATTTCGGCATTGAGGCTGAAGGATTTCATGGAGAGCCGAGGCCTCTTGCCGAACAACTTAAAAATGATGGTCAATTGTGGTCTGATATGGTAAAGGAGTATGGACTGGAACAGCATGAACTTTTTCAATTGGCTTCACCATGGCATACAGATCTTGATCTGGGCAGACCTATCGAAGTGATGGTGGATATGGCCAATAGCCGAAAACTGGGATTTACGGCTTACCAGAATACCGAAGAAGCATTTATCCACTTGTTTGAACGTCTTCGGGCAGAGAATGTGATACCCCAATAA
- a CDS encoding VOC family protein, producing MNPKKIWSNLAVTDLDRTTKFYTALGFQPNGRSADLTSFLFGEDHFVIHFFLKHILREAMLGAMADTSKSNEIIFTLAASSTEEADRWATEVEDAGGTLISKPAAFGKGYYGFVFADPDGHRFNVFHM from the coding sequence ATGAATCCAAAAAAGATATGGTCTAATTTGGCAGTGACCGATTTAGACCGGACAACAAAATTTTATACTGCGTTGGGTTTTCAACCGAATGGGCGATCAGCAGATCTGACAAGTTTTCTGTTTGGTGAAGATCATTTTGTAATCCATTTTTTCTTAAAGCATATCCTTCGCGAGGCGATGTTAGGGGCTATGGCAGATACATCCAAATCTAATGAAATCATTTTTACGCTTGCCGCATCAAGTACAGAAGAGGCGGATCGTTGGGCTACTGAGGTGGAAGATGCTGGTGGAACATTGATTTCTAAGCCTGCAGCTTTTGGAAAGGGATATTATGGTTTTGTATTTGCGGACCCTGATGGCCATCGGTTTAATGTTTTTCATATGTAA
- a CDS encoding ArsR/SmtB family transcription factor: protein MNLRRDVFQALADPTRRAILLLVASHAMPAGAIASNFDTSRPTVSKHLQILTECELLKPEQNGREIYYHLNPQKMKEIADFIEPFRQMWDDRFNKLEAVMKNYIAK from the coding sequence ATGAACTTAAGAAGAGACGTTTTTCAAGCCCTTGCCGATCCGACAAGAAGAGCAATATTGCTACTGGTTGCCTCACATGCGATGCCTGCTGGAGCCATTGCTTCCAATTTTGACACATCCAGGCCCACCGTTTCTAAGCACCTGCAGATTTTGACCGAATGTGAACTCCTAAAACCTGAGCAAAATGGCCGGGAAATCTATTACCATCTCAATCCGCAAAAAATGAAAGAAATTGCAGATTTTATCGAACCGTTCCGCCAGATGTGGGATGACAGATTCAATAAATTAGAAGCCGTAATGAAAAACTATATAGCCAAATAA
- a CDS encoding DinB family protein has translation MIIQYLTTEFEQEVNNTRKLLQAVPEKDIHYKPADISWTMGELAQHIATIYYWYVGTFTEDVYDMATDHLERGAPDDIKATLELFEKNVARARTALSTLTEEKLRDHWTMKAGERILLGPMERGIVVRGFLFNHIYHHRGELIVYLRATGNKVPGLYGPTYEDSKKM, from the coding sequence ATGATCATTCAATATTTGACAACCGAATTCGAACAAGAGGTCAACAACACCCGTAAATTACTGCAGGCAGTGCCTGAAAAAGACATACACTACAAGCCTGCAGATATTTCCTGGACAATGGGAGAACTGGCACAACATATCGCAACCATTTATTATTGGTACGTAGGCACATTTACAGAAGATGTATATGATATGGCCACCGATCATCTTGAGCGCGGTGCACCTGATGATATCAAAGCCACGCTCGAACTTTTTGAAAAAAATGTAGCACGAGCCAGAACCGCTCTATCAACACTTACAGAAGAAAAACTACGCGATCACTGGACAATGAAAGCAGGTGAACGCATACTCTTAGGCCCAATGGAAAGAGGCATTGTGGTACGAGGATTCCTTTTTAATCATATTTATCATCATCGCGGAGAATTGATTGTCTACCTTAGAGCAACCGGAAATAAAGTGCCTGGACTGTATGGTCCTACTTACGAAGACAGCAAAAAGATGTAA
- a CDS encoding helix-turn-helix domain-containing protein — protein METKKDNIQASGIAYSCYATKSREGEHFVQECTFTYQIAGSLVLNDGNQTYISNAGAFRLVRRNQLLKFIKEPPENGEFRSLTIFLDQQTLKDFSLEYGINAEQKQYDQPVLDIEDHVLLHSYFQSLMTYHQTHSFDNPKLVQIKMKEAILLLLQIIPELKNVLFDFTEPHKIDLENFMNKNYHFNVHLERFAYLTGRSLATFKRDFEKTFNTTPGRWLLHKRLQEAYYLLKEKGKAASDIYLELGFEDLSHFSFAFKKAFGEAPSKIMNRYSPVNTASFNSM, from the coding sequence ATGGAAACAAAAAAAGACAACATTCAGGCATCGGGCATTGCTTATTCGTGTTATGCGACAAAAAGCAGAGAAGGAGAACACTTCGTCCAAGAATGCACCTTCACCTATCAGATAGCTGGTTCCCTGGTGCTGAATGATGGAAATCAAACCTACATTTCCAATGCGGGAGCATTTCGTCTGGTAAGGAGAAATCAATTGTTAAAATTTATAAAGGAACCGCCTGAAAATGGCGAGTTCCGATCTTTGACTATTTTTCTTGACCAGCAGACATTAAAAGATTTCAGTCTCGAATACGGCATTAATGCGGAACAAAAACAATATGATCAACCTGTCTTGGATATCGAAGATCATGTACTGTTGCATAGCTATTTTCAATCTTTGATGACGTATCACCAGACCCACAGTTTTGACAATCCCAAACTCGTTCAGATTAAAATGAAAGAAGCGATATTACTCCTCCTACAGATCATTCCTGAACTCAAAAATGTATTGTTTGATTTTACCGAACCGCATAAAATAGACTTAGAAAACTTTATGAACAAAAATTACCATTTTAATGTTCATTTAGAACGATTTGCCTATTTAACAGGTAGAAGTCTGGCAACCTTTAAAAGAGATTTTGAAAAAACATTCAATACCACACCTGGACGCTGGTTGCTGCACAAAAGACTACAAGAAGCATATTACCTTTTAAAAGAAAAAGGTAAGGCAGCCTCAGACATTTATTTGGAATTGGGATTCGAAGACCTTTCCCATTTTTCATTTGCCTTTAAAAAAGCATTTGGCGAGGCTCCTTCAAAAATCATGAATCGATATAGCCCGGTCAATACCGCTTCTTTCAACAGCATGTAA
- a CDS encoding helix-turn-helix domain-containing protein, with protein sequence MKQAESVNDFYSRLPSHAPTHVPLDNAGIGHINVFSRETCAVVSPYSRRDFYKVSLIIGKGKIYYADKWIQIDGPALLFSNPIVPYSWEAESEQQSGWYCLFTEDFIQHSERTSQLHDTPLFQIGSNPIFFPNEAQLAELSFIFQKMQAEMSSTYAHKYDVLRSYLHLIIHEAMKNNPTTNFHKYVNATSRISALFLELLERQFPIDSPALVLKLKNPADYATALSLHINHLNRSVKEITGKTTTAHIAARIIKEAKALLQHTDWNISDIAYSLGFEYPSYFTLYFKKHTGMAPTQLR encoded by the coding sequence ATGAAACAAGCAGAAAGTGTCAATGATTTTTACAGCCGCTTGCCAAGTCATGCACCCACTCATGTGCCATTGGACAATGCAGGCATCGGTCATATCAATGTTTTCAGTCGAGAGACCTGCGCAGTTGTAAGCCCCTATAGTAGACGTGATTTTTATAAAGTTTCCCTGATCATTGGTAAAGGAAAGATTTATTATGCCGATAAATGGATCCAGATTGATGGTCCAGCACTGCTTTTTTCGAACCCCATTGTCCCCTATTCTTGGGAAGCTGAATCCGAACAACAGTCCGGTTGGTACTGCCTCTTCACAGAAGATTTCATTCAACATAGTGAACGCACAAGTCAGTTGCACGACACGCCCTTATTTCAGATCGGATCTAATCCCATTTTCTTCCCAAACGAAGCCCAATTAGCGGAGTTGTCCTTTATTTTCCAGAAAATGCAGGCCGAGATGTCTTCCACATACGCTCATAAATACGATGTATTGCGCAGTTATCTGCACTTGATCATTCATGAGGCAATGAAAAACAATCCGACGACCAACTTTCATAAGTATGTGAATGCTACTTCTAGAATATCAGCCTTATTTCTCGAACTACTGGAAAGACAATTTCCGATAGATTCTCCAGCACTCGTACTCAAATTGAAGAACCCAGCAGATTATGCCACTGCACTATCCCTGCACATCAATCATCTTAACCGGTCGGTCAAAGAAATAACGGGTAAAACCACTACAGCACATATCGCCGCACGCATCATCAAAGAAGCAAAAGCTTTACTGCAGCATACCGATTGGAATATTTCCGATATCGCCTACAGTTTAGGTTTCGAATACCCCTCTTACTTTACACTATACTTTAAAAAACACACCGGCATGGCACCCACACAGCTGCGGTAG
- a CDS encoding aldehyde dehydrogenase family protein: protein MKKINQIYVNGAFITPHGTETFDLISPTTNEKLGEVTLGDEMDTHIAVQAAKEAFKTFSKTSKEERIAYLEKLHHAVSKREEELIAIMVEEYGGTYQFCQASVQIAIAAFPTMIETLQNYDFEKTVGQSQVRMESLGVVGIITPWNASNGFICSKLATAIAAGCTVVIKPSEMSAQQTQLIATCFHEAGLPKGLFNIVNGLGNVVGAAITNHPDIAKISFTGSTAVGKTIAKGAVDTMKRVTLELGGKSPNIILEDADLETVIPMAIYGAYMNSGQACIAPTRLLVPASKLDQTNALAQATIAHVKVGNPADPDTHVGPMVSHKQYERVQQFIQIGLDEGATLLTGGLGKPAGLEKGNFVQATIFTNVRNDMRIAQEEIFGPVLSIIPYQNDEDAISIANDTTYGLAAYISSPDLARANRIASQIDAGRICINGFKHDPQAPFGGFKQSGIGREFGTYGLDAYLEPKAILS from the coding sequence ATGAAAAAGATAAATCAGATTTATGTAAACGGTGCCTTTATCACACCACATGGGACAGAAACTTTTGATCTCATCAGCCCCACTACTAATGAAAAATTGGGTGAAGTTACCCTTGGGGACGAAATGGATACCCATATTGCGGTCCAGGCCGCAAAAGAAGCATTCAAAACATTCTCTAAAACAAGTAAAGAAGAACGTATTGCTTATCTGGAAAAACTACATCATGCTGTCAGTAAGCGCGAAGAAGAACTGATTGCTATTATGGTCGAAGAATACGGCGGAACTTACCAATTTTGCCAAGCCAGTGTGCAGATTGCGATCGCGGCATTCCCAACAATGATCGAAACACTTCAAAACTATGACTTTGAAAAAACTGTTGGACAATCACAGGTTCGTATGGAGTCATTAGGGGTTGTCGGCATCATCACCCCCTGGAACGCCAGCAATGGTTTTATCTGCAGTAAGCTTGCCACAGCTATTGCTGCCGGATGTACCGTCGTCATCAAGCCCAGCGAAATGAGTGCCCAACAGACACAGCTTATTGCCACATGTTTCCATGAGGCGGGTTTACCTAAAGGCTTATTCAATATCGTAAATGGTCTAGGAAATGTTGTAGGCGCCGCAATAACCAATCACCCCGATATTGCCAAAATATCCTTCACAGGTTCAACTGCGGTTGGCAAAACAATTGCTAAAGGCGCAGTAGATACAATGAAACGTGTCACTTTGGAGCTTGGTGGTAAATCCCCGAATATTATTTTAGAAGATGCCGATTTAGAAACCGTTATCCCCATGGCTATCTATGGCGCTTATATGAATAGTGGTCAAGCCTGTATTGCTCCTACCCGACTGCTAGTCCCTGCGAGCAAACTAGATCAGACCAATGCTTTAGCACAAGCCACCATCGCACATGTAAAAGTCGGTAATCCTGCAGATCCAGATACCCATGTAGGACCTATGGTAAGCCATAAGCAATATGAAAGAGTTCAACAGTTCATTCAGATTGGACTTGATGAAGGAGCAACGTTACTAACAGGAGGTCTGGGTAAGCCAGCAGGTTTGGAAAAAGGTAACTTTGTTCAAGCCACCATCTTTACAAACGTTCGTAATGATATGCGTATCGCACAAGAAGAAATATTCGGTCCCGTCCTCTCCATCATTCCGTACCAGAATGACGAAGACGCTATTTCCATTGCAAATGACACCACTTACGGTCTAGCGGCATATATCAGCTCACCAGATCTTGCACGTGCCAATCGCATAGCATCACAGATTGATGCAGGAAGAATCTGTATCAATGGCTTTAAACATGATCCACAGGCTCCTTTCGGAGGATTCAAGCAGTCAGGTATCGGCCGAGAGTTCGGAACTTATGGATTAGACGCATATTTAGAACCCAAAGCAATTTTAAGCTAA